The Pseudomonadota bacterium DNA window AACACACCAAAGAGGCCCGGATGAACACCCACAAGAATGCCCGATTGACACCCCTCGGTCGACGGGTTCTGGTCGAGCGCATCCTCTTTCAGGGGATGTCTGTCAAAGACGCTGCAGACGCCTCTGCTGTCTC harbors:
- a CDS encoding leucine zipper domain-containing protein translates to MNTHKNARLTPLGRRVLVERILFQGMSVKDAADASAVS